One genomic window of Entelurus aequoreus isolate RoL-2023_Sb linkage group LG07, RoL_Eaeq_v1.1, whole genome shotgun sequence includes the following:
- the LOC133653443 gene encoding 5-aminolevulinate synthase, non-specific, mitochondrial-like — MFRKAAFFCSLQVDWDHLRRASHMAAVFHRCPFFSIGPVVLHLAEHSWLLSSAHKCPVIRHLVSGPLGRTPSSSSSLSTATDPTGESKLPPCHIKPLAVVFKCPFLDAEVVQTSHNVVREDVTKTQTGTCVVDKSIMDTKKTSTLDFVKPMTSKASHFLKDNLPKGVSFQYDGFFEEKIMGKKRDHSYRVFKTLNRRAPSFPMAVDYSDGVGLKKDVAVWCSNDYLGMSGHPKVTQAMLETLQNHGAGAGGTRSISGTSQFHVDLELELADLHGKDAALLFTSCFVANDSTLFTLARMLPGCLIYSDAGNHASMIQGIANSGVKKYVFRHNDVSHLRELLESSDPSVPKIVAFETVHSMDGAVCPLEQLCDVAHAFGAITFVDEVHAVGLYGSRGGGIGDRDRVTNKMDIISATLGKAFGCAGGYIASTAALVDMVRSYAAGFIFTTSLPPMLLAGAKESVKVLKSDEGRVLRRKHQRSVRLLRQILLDSGLPLVHCPSHIIPIRVADAEKNTKICDIMLSRYNIYVQAINYPTVAKGEELLRVAPTPHHTPKMMYDFVDCLLKTWTEVGLQLQAHSSAECTFCQQPLHVGLMSEREMSYFTGLSHVVSAAG; from the exons GAGAGCATCTCATATGGCGGCAGTGTTCCACAGATGTCCTTTCTTCTCCATTGGACCGGTTGTCCTGCATTTGGCAGAGCACTCATGGCTGCTGAGCTCTGCTCACAAGTGTCCTGTAATCAGGCATCTAGTCTCGGGGCCATTAGGCCGAACTCCGTCCTCTTCTTCCTCTCTGTCCACGGCAACTG ACCCAACAGGTGAAAGCAAGTTGCCTCCTTGCCACATTAAGCCTCTGGCTGTGGTCTTCAAGTGCCCTTTCTTGGATGCAGAGGTCGTCCAGACTAGCCATAACGTAGTGAGGGAGGATGTCACAAAAACCCAAACTG GAACATGTGTGGTGGACAAATCCATCATGGACACTAAGAAGACCAGTACACTTGACTTTGTCAAACCCATGACCTCCAAAGCATCTCACTTTTTGAAGGATAACCTtcctaaag GTGTGAGCTTCCAGTATGACGGCTTCTTTGAGGAGAAAATAATGGGCAAGAAAAGAGATCACAGCTACAGAGTTTTTAAGACGCTCAACCGGCGTGCGCCTTCCTTCCCCATGGCGGTCGACTACTCAGACGGTGTGGGTTTAAAGAAAGACGTGGCGGTGTGGTGCAGCAACGACTACCTGGGCATGAGTGGCCACCCCAAAGTCACACAGGCCATGTT GGAGACTTTGCAAAATCACGGTGCTGGTGCAGGAGGCACCAGAAGTATCTCCGGGACAAGTCAATTCCATGTGGACCTGGAGCTCGAGCTGGCTGACCTGCACGGCAAAGATGCCGCTCTgctcttcacttcctgttttgtagcCAACGACTCCACATTGTTCACCTTGGCTCGGATGTTGCCAG GCTGCCTGATCTACTCGGACGCTGGCAACCATGCTTCTATGATCCAAGGCATCGCCAACAGTGGAGTCAAGAAGTATGTCTTCCGCCACAATGATGTCAGCCACCTGCGAGAGCTGCTGGAGAGCTCGGACCCTTCTGTTCCAAAGATCGTTGCCTTTGAGACGGTGCATTCGATGGACG GGGCAGTGTGCCCACTGGAGCAACTCTGCGACGTTGCCCACGCTTTTGGTGCCATCACCTTTGTGGATGAGGTGCATGCTGTGGGCCTGTACGGGTCCAGAGGAGGGGGGATTGGAGACCGAGACCGAGTCACCAACAAGATGGACATCATCTCCGCTACCCTGG GCAAGGCATTTGGCTGCGCGGGCGGTTACATTGCAAGCACCGCCGCCCTGGTGGACATGGTGAGGTCCTACGCCGCGGGCTTCATTTTCACCACTTCTCTACCTCCCATGCTGCTGGCCGGAGCCAAGGAATCTGTCAAGGTCCTCAAAAGTGACGAAGGCCGAGTGCTCAGGAGGAAACACCAGAGGAGTGTCAGGCTGCTCCGACAGATCCTCTTGGACTCGGGTCTTCCACTCGTCCACTGCCCAAGTCACATCATTCCTATCAGG GTGGCAGATGCGGAGAAGAACACAAAGATCTGCGACATCATGCTGTCTCGTTACAACATCTACGTCCAGGCAATCAACTACCCCACTGTGGCCAAAGGGGAGGAGCTACTTCGCGTCGCCCCGACGCCACACCACACCCCCAAGATGATGTACGACTTTGTTG ACTGTCTGCTGAAAACCTGGACAGAAGTTGGCCTGCAGCTGCAAGCACACTCGTCAGCCGAGTGCACCTTTTGTCAGCAGCCTCTTCACGTGGGTCTGATGAGTGAGCGGGAAATGTCCTACTTTACTGGCCTCAGTCACGTGGTCTCAGCCGCAGGTTAG